The Fuerstiella sp. genome has a window encoding:
- a CDS encoding SMP-30/gluconolactonase/LRE family protein, with product MPSFRFSILLSVLIICPSISRAQDQIVPSNAKLEKLFEGIMLTEGVCVAPDGMVYFSDITFSHQAVTEIGEIHAGHIWKFNPKTGKTSIFRSPSGMSNGIKFNANGDMLVCEGADYGGRRVIRTDMKTGMSYIIAAMYEGRKLNSPNDVTVDEKGRMYFSDPRYLGHETIDQPVMGVYRIDTDGSIHRIITDAGKPNGVCVSPDQKSLYVVSNANGATGFERLGKASEEEGPVAVATPLRKGNMALMAYDLHKDGTATFRKTLVDYYPEDGPDGLVCDEHGNLYVAVRASNRPGITVYSPDGKELAYIKTEVPTNVGFGRGNDANLLYITAGRSLYRIRLAVAGYQLPGNAR from the coding sequence ATGCCATCCTTTCGATTCTCCATATTGTTGTCCGTTTTGATCATATGCCCGTCCATCAGCAGGGCTCAGGATCAGATCGTACCCTCGAATGCCAAACTGGAAAAACTGTTCGAAGGTATCATGCTGACCGAAGGAGTCTGCGTGGCTCCGGACGGGATGGTGTACTTCAGTGACATCACGTTTTCACATCAGGCTGTGACCGAAATCGGAGAAATCCATGCCGGACACATCTGGAAATTCAATCCAAAAACAGGGAAGACATCCATCTTTCGTTCACCGAGCGGGATGTCCAACGGAATCAAATTTAACGCCAACGGTGACATGCTTGTCTGCGAAGGGGCCGACTACGGCGGGCGACGTGTGATTCGCACAGATATGAAAACGGGCATGAGTTACATCATCGCAGCCATGTACGAAGGAAGAAAACTGAACTCACCCAACGACGTCACGGTCGATGAGAAAGGACGAATGTACTTTAGTGATCCGAGGTACCTCGGACACGAGACAATCGACCAGCCCGTGATGGGAGTTTATCGCATTGATACCGATGGCTCGATTCACCGCATTATCACGGATGCCGGCAAACCCAACGGCGTCTGCGTGTCACCTGATCAAAAAAGTCTGTACGTGGTCAGCAACGCCAACGGTGCAACTGGTTTTGAACGACTCGGCAAGGCCAGTGAAGAGGAAGGACCGGTCGCTGTTGCCACACCACTTCGAAAAGGCAATATGGCTCTAATGGCCTATGATCTTCACAAAGATGGAACCGCAACATTCCGCAAAACTCTGGTGGACTATTACCCGGAAGACGGACCTGACGGATTGGTTTGCGACGAACACGGAAATCTTTATGTGGCAGTCCGAGCGTCGAACCGCCCCGGAATTACGGTGTACTCACCGGACGGAAAAGAGCTGGCATACATCAAAACCGAAGTTCCAACCAACGTCGGCTTTGGCCGCGGTAACGATGCGAATCTGCTGTACATCACGGCCGGCAGAAGCCTCTATCGAATTCGGCTGGCCGTTGCAGGGTATCAGTTGCCAGGAAACGCACGCTGA
- a CDS encoding peptidyl-alpha-hydroxyglycine alpha-amidating lyase family protein: MTSGIDSSEVLGYGNYKYKPQPAWPMIPDDSGFVEAIGVAAGPGDRVYVFNRGNPAVFVFESDGQFVETWGDDCFVRPHGIMVASDQTLYLTDDMGHRVAQFTTDGKLIRDLGPAGIPSNTGVVGFDYRTITADGPYNLPTNVAVTDDGHVFVSDGYGNACIHHFDTDGTFIGSWGTLGDAEGQFKVPHGICVDSVGRILVADRENSRIQIFERDGTIQEQWTDVVRPCQVFAHDDVIYVAELGNQNGRFPFHAQPEQITGGRISIFDGDGTLLSRWGGGLDPHQPDSFYACHDISVDSQGSIYVGEVAATVAAVSNQDATGLRSLKKFIRV; this comes from the coding sequence ATGACCAGTGGAATTGATTCGAGCGAAGTGCTGGGTTACGGCAACTACAAATACAAACCTCAGCCTGCCTGGCCAATGATTCCGGATGACTCCGGATTCGTGGAAGCAATCGGGGTTGCCGCCGGCCCCGGTGATCGGGTGTATGTCTTCAACCGCGGAAATCCTGCCGTGTTTGTTTTTGAATCCGACGGGCAGTTTGTCGAGACCTGGGGGGATGATTGTTTCGTGCGGCCTCATGGAATCATGGTGGCGTCTGATCAGACCCTGTATCTGACAGATGATATGGGACATCGAGTCGCACAGTTCACCACAGACGGAAAACTGATTCGGGATCTTGGGCCCGCAGGCATTCCGTCAAACACCGGAGTGGTCGGGTTCGATTATCGTACCATTACCGCCGACGGTCCGTACAACCTGCCGACGAATGTAGCCGTGACAGATGACGGGCATGTGTTCGTTTCCGATGGTTACGGTAACGCCTGCATACACCATTTCGACACAGACGGGACGTTCATCGGTTCGTGGGGGACCCTGGGTGATGCCGAAGGGCAGTTCAAAGTACCGCACGGAATTTGTGTGGACTCTGTTGGACGAATTCTGGTGGCGGATCGTGAAAACAGCCGCATTCAGATTTTTGAACGTGATGGAACGATACAGGAACAGTGGACAGACGTTGTTCGACCGTGTCAGGTCTTTGCACACGATGACGTCATCTATGTGGCAGAACTTGGTAATCAAAACGGACGATTTCCGTTCCATGCACAGCCGGAACAAATCACCGGAGGTCGTATCAGTATTTTTGATGGGGACGGAACGCTTCTGAGTCGATGGGGCGGAGGTCTCGACCCGCATCAACCGGACAGCTTCTATGCCTGCCATGATATCTCTGTTGATTCACAGGGCAGCATTTATGTTGGTGAGGTTGCTGCAACGGTTGCAGCTGTCTCGAACCAGGATGCAACCGGGTTGCGATCACTCAAGAAATTTATCCGCGTATAA
- a CDS encoding redoxin family protein, which yields MSEFHALPVLQWSLPMKAPAVLMLIVLVLAGCQDSSSPSQKNSSVESTTQTDSTTGADSSAAETETDSEVTERVSVTDPGILAPGSPAGDVAVKVVHGAPFESIQSGSVYVVEFWATWCGPCLAGMPHLSELQNQYQGKVQFIGVTEEDEGHVMEFLKQDGGNEAIWADVLTYTIAVDQNQTTHKEYFFAAQQRGIPCAFIVNAESSIAWIGHPAQIDGPLEAVVNGTWDLDRAREEFLSSRTPSEPPAQPVVQVEPLAPGIDAPAVQTAAVVQGAGVDPFQEGNVYVVEFWATWCGPCLQSMPHISTLQEEYGDAVQFIGVTREDAETVTGFMQQQSPSGQTWADTLGYTIALDDDSSTWENYMTAADQGGIPCAFIVEQTGKVAWIGHPMNIDEPLASVVNGDFDVAAAAKIFETEKQLQPALRSRDFERSLEILNTLLESDPSSLQYRMMKMQVLSMLNRPTEMVTLAAGLVKEHAENARLQNHIAWFLCNHEGLTPEGFELAFQAANTANQITDGSDPSILDTMARVHYRRRDLKAAVEWQKKAVALDTANEGIQQTLQEYEAELAEQSSQSAADSETGENSDTDAQTAESGA from the coding sequence GTGAGTGAATTCCATGCCCTTCCGGTTTTACAGTGGAGTCTGCCGATGAAAGCCCCGGCCGTACTGATGTTGATCGTACTTGTCCTGGCAGGATGTCAGGACTCTTCCAGTCCCTCTCAGAAAAATTCGTCTGTGGAATCGACAACTCAGACGGATTCAACGACCGGCGCTGACTCGTCCGCTGCAGAAACCGAAACAGATTCTGAAGTGACAGAACGAGTGTCTGTTACAGATCCCGGGATTCTGGCACCGGGCAGTCCGGCCGGAGATGTGGCAGTTAAAGTGGTTCATGGTGCGCCATTTGAGTCTATCCAGTCCGGAAGTGTTTATGTTGTGGAATTTTGGGCTACCTGGTGTGGTCCCTGTCTTGCCGGTATGCCGCATCTCAGCGAATTACAGAATCAATATCAGGGAAAAGTGCAGTTCATCGGAGTTACCGAGGAAGACGAAGGTCACGTCATGGAATTCCTCAAACAGGATGGCGGCAACGAAGCGATCTGGGCGGATGTTCTGACCTACACGATCGCTGTCGATCAGAATCAGACGACACATAAAGAATACTTTTTTGCAGCTCAGCAGCGTGGCATTCCCTGTGCCTTTATTGTCAATGCAGAGTCCAGTATTGCCTGGATTGGTCATCCTGCTCAGATCGACGGTCCTCTTGAGGCTGTTGTTAACGGTACCTGGGATCTGGATCGGGCCCGGGAAGAATTTTTGTCTTCCCGGACACCTTCTGAACCGCCGGCTCAACCTGTAGTGCAGGTTGAGCCTCTTGCACCAGGAATTGACGCACCTGCTGTTCAGACAGCGGCGGTTGTTCAGGGTGCCGGAGTCGATCCGTTCCAGGAAGGCAATGTTTACGTTGTGGAATTCTGGGCCACCTGGTGTGGACCGTGTCTGCAGAGTATGCCGCACATTAGTACTCTGCAGGAAGAATATGGCGACGCGGTGCAGTTCATCGGTGTGACCAGAGAAGACGCAGAGACGGTGACCGGATTTATGCAGCAGCAATCGCCGTCCGGACAGACGTGGGCTGATACTCTTGGTTATACGATAGCACTGGACGATGATTCATCCACCTGGGAGAACTATATGACGGCAGCCGATCAGGGAGGGATTCCCTGCGCTTTCATCGTGGAACAGACCGGTAAAGTTGCCTGGATCGGTCATCCCATGAACATTGATGAACCGCTGGCCAGCGTTGTAAACGGTGATTTCGATGTGGCAGCTGCCGCAAAAATTTTTGAGACGGAAAAACAGCTGCAGCCGGCGTTGCGCAGCAGAGATTTTGAGCGGAGCCTGGAAATACTCAATACCCTGCTGGAATCTGACCCTTCCAGTCTGCAGTACCGGATGATGAAAATGCAGGTCCTGAGTATGCTGAACCGTCCGACAGAAATGGTGACCTTGGCTGCCGGCCTGGTAAAGGAGCACGCTGAGAACGCGAGACTGCAGAATCACATTGCCTGGTTTCTTTGCAATCACGAGGGGCTGACACCCGAGGGTTTTGAACTGGCATTCCAGGCAGCGAACACGGCCAACCAGATCACAGACGGAAGTGATCCTTCCATTCTGGACACAATGGCTCGTGTGCACTATCGCAGGCGAGATTTAAAGGCAGCCGTTGAGTGGCAAAAGAAAGCCGTCGCGCTTGATACCGCCAATGAAGGCATACAGCAGACACTTCAGGAGTATGAAGCGGAGTTGGCAGAGCAGAGTTCGCAATCAGCAGCGGATTCGGAAACCGGTGAAAACAGCGACACTGACGCTCAGACTGCGGAAAGTGGAGCTTAA
- a CDS encoding SUMF1/EgtB/PvdO family nonheme iron enzyme has translation MTRLCFSTIRTSILTFITVFTATYASASENFNIPLWEPGKVPLGQGNGPLDNPLLTVFPAPEGHRNGSSVIIAPGGSNIMLMYGSEGIEIAERFNEWGTTAFVLTYRMSPTYDHEARTLDGTRAIRVVRSRAAEWDLDPKRLMFIGFSAGSSMARYVAAASDAGNPNAPDPVDRLSSRPHSLGMIYGTGSTTPQENLAEFPATYLLSAAADGAANKSAELFIDINHAGGVAELHVLQKGRHGFGAAFSSPEFRPWMDSLKHFLTMGEFFGPLPGQKGSPNQSPQDISPRVIDDGYGELVYVPEGSFEMGDNFGDGESRERPVHTVSLDAYYIGKHEVTNARWRQFRNDPGYDNPAYWPGHRVVPKDQNPYWSQERNHGGGTSNSDNYPVQGMNWDASTAYCSWLSAQTGKRYRLPTEAEWEKAARGTDQRRFPWGNAIDHSYANIDDSQIYDTGQQVGYYDGSLRGNLQTNNGSSVYGAMDMAGNLMEWCSDWYSRDYYQTSPVHNPQGPATGGFRVLRGGCFFFEGQDARSYGRSGAWPSVQAFRMIGFRVVREP, from the coding sequence ATGACTCGTTTATGTTTCTCCACAATCCGAACCTCGATCCTTACATTCATTACTGTTTTCACTGCGACGTATGCGTCCGCCAGTGAAAATTTCAACATCCCGCTGTGGGAACCAGGGAAGGTGCCACTGGGGCAGGGTAATGGCCCGCTGGACAACCCGCTGCTCACAGTATTCCCGGCGCCGGAGGGGCACAGGAACGGCTCATCGGTCATCATCGCGCCCGGCGGTTCGAACATCATGCTGATGTACGGCTCGGAAGGAATCGAGATTGCCGAACGTTTCAATGAATGGGGCACGACGGCATTTGTACTGACGTACCGAATGTCTCCGACATACGACCATGAGGCAAGAACGCTCGACGGAACTCGAGCGATCCGTGTTGTGCGTTCGCGAGCCGCCGAATGGGACCTTGATCCGAAACGATTAATGTTTATTGGGTTTTCTGCGGGTTCCTCGATGGCCCGTTATGTCGCGGCTGCATCTGATGCAGGAAATCCGAATGCCCCCGACCCGGTCGATCGTTTGAGTTCCAGGCCTCATTCACTGGGAATGATCTACGGAACCGGCAGCACGACTCCTCAGGAAAATCTCGCTGAATTTCCAGCGACATACCTGTTATCTGCTGCCGCAGATGGCGCGGCTAATAAATCCGCTGAGTTGTTTATCGATATCAATCATGCGGGCGGCGTAGCGGAACTGCACGTACTGCAAAAAGGTCGGCACGGATTCGGTGCGGCATTTTCCAGCCCTGAGTTCCGTCCCTGGATGGATTCACTCAAACATTTTCTCACCATGGGTGAATTCTTTGGGCCGCTGCCCGGACAAAAGGGATCCCCAAACCAGTCGCCACAGGATATCAGTCCCCGGGTAATCGATGATGGGTACGGGGAACTCGTCTACGTCCCTGAAGGATCGTTTGAGATGGGTGATAATTTTGGCGACGGTGAGTCACGGGAACGGCCGGTCCATACCGTTTCCCTCGATGCGTACTACATCGGAAAACATGAAGTCACTAATGCCCGGTGGCGACAGTTCCGCAACGATCCAGGATATGACAACCCGGCCTACTGGCCTGGCCACCGGGTGGTTCCAAAGGATCAGAATCCGTACTGGAGCCAGGAACGAAATCATGGGGGGGGCACCTCGAATTCTGACAACTATCCGGTGCAGGGAATGAACTGGGACGCATCCACCGCTTACTGCAGCTGGCTGAGTGCCCAAACCGGAAAGAGATATCGTCTGCCGACCGAGGCAGAATGGGAAAAGGCGGCGCGGGGAACAGATCAACGACGATTTCCCTGGGGCAATGCCATCGATCATTCCTATGCAAATATTGATGATTCTCAGATCTATGATACCGGACAGCAGGTCGGTTATTACGACGGCAGTTTGCGAGGCAACCTCCAAACGAACAACGGTAGTTCGGTCTACGGCGCCATGGACATGGCGGGTAATCTGATGGAATGGTGTTCAGACTGGTACAGTCGCGACTACTACCAGACTTCCCCTGTCCACAATCCGCAGGGACCGGCTACCGGCGGCTTCCGCGTGCTACGAGGAGGGTGTTTCTTTTTCGAAGGTCAGGATGCGCGAAGCTATGGTCGGTCCGGAGCCTGGCCGTCGGTTCAGGCCTTCCGTATGATTGGCTTCCGCGTGGTTCGGGAACCATAG
- a CDS encoding dihydrodipicolinate synthase family protein, protein MKRYPSCIMGTCEIPWDEQGGFLESIFRRGVRTALQSTPHLYLFGTAGEGYAVTDQQFDRIVAAFVDEMQKAQAEPMVGVIHLSLGTIVERIERCRGAGVRQFQISLPSWGALNETEVFEFFDQTCGRFPDCDFMHYNLPRAKRIVSGQEYGRISESHSNLVATKNTGDSLSHIRSLMSDAPELQHFLSEAGYVYGSLFGECSILASFVMNFPRLHALLEAGRQSDVVTLTSIQRELNIVTRTLFETIPDGRIDGAYDKLFAKMYDNEFPLRMLPPYTGSSDKEFQTFVDLLQERLPDWVPSPNSSDA, encoded by the coding sequence ATGAAGCGATACCCCAGTTGCATCATGGGTACCTGTGAAATTCCCTGGGATGAGCAGGGAGGATTTCTGGAATCGATTTTTCGACGTGGCGTCCGTACCGCATTGCAGAGTACTCCTCACTTGTATCTGTTTGGCACAGCTGGTGAAGGATACGCGGTGACGGATCAGCAGTTCGACAGGATTGTGGCTGCCTTTGTCGACGAAATGCAAAAGGCGCAAGCGGAACCAATGGTGGGGGTGATTCACCTGTCACTGGGAACGATTGTGGAACGTATCGAACGTTGTCGCGGTGCAGGCGTACGACAGTTTCAGATTTCACTTCCCAGCTGGGGAGCACTGAACGAGACGGAGGTATTCGAATTCTTTGACCAGACCTGCGGACGTTTTCCCGATTGTGATTTCATGCATTACAACCTCCCACGTGCCAAAAGGATCGTTTCCGGCCAGGAATACGGACGGATTTCGGAAAGTCATTCCAATCTTGTCGCAACAAAGAACACCGGTGACTCTCTGTCACACATTCGCAGTCTGATGAGTGACGCACCGGAACTGCAGCACTTTCTCTCCGAAGCCGGTTACGTTTACGGCTCTCTGTTTGGCGAGTGCAGTATACTGGCATCATTCGTTATGAACTTTCCCAGGCTCCATGCGTTGCTGGAAGCCGGCCGGCAATCGGATGTCGTAACACTGACATCGATCCAGCGGGAATTGAATATCGTCACCCGGACTCTGTTCGAAACCATTCCCGACGGCCGCATCGACGGAGCCTATGACAAACTGTTTGCAAAAATGTATGACAATGAATTTCCACTTCGAATGCTTCCACCGTACACAGGATCAAGCGACAAGGAGTTTCAAACATTTGTCGACTTGCTGCAGGAAAGACTGCCGGACTGGGTTCCGTCCCCAAACAGCAGCGACGCGTAA
- a CDS encoding amidohydrolase has product MLKVHRRQLLRTVAGTIPLLSAIPDGKSAVPGKKNSVVADTHLHCFAGNDSEFPYHSRAPYQPESAATPEHLLNCMSGAGVDFAVVVHPEPYQDDHRYLEHCLKVGGSQLKGTCLFFADRPGSVDGMGPLVQRNPDQIVAARIHAYAPKRLPPFGTQELRNLWKAAADLGLAIQLHFEPRYAPGFEPLIKEFSKVTVILDHLGRPMQGTIKEHDVIVGWSRFDNTVMKVSSLPDQTQYPHRDVKPIIRRLTDAYGADRMMYGGGFNAEATGETYREYRQRAGELLAHLSADDRSKIFGGTAAKVFGFTSG; this is encoded by the coding sequence ATGCTGAAAGTACACCGCCGGCAACTTCTGCGCACTGTGGCTGGTACGATCCCGCTGCTGTCTGCGATTCCGGATGGTAAATCTGCAGTGCCCGGAAAAAAAAATTCCGTTGTTGCAGACACTCATCTGCATTGTTTCGCCGGGAACGATTCCGAATTCCCCTATCACAGCCGTGCACCGTATCAGCCTGAATCAGCGGCGACTCCGGAACATTTGTTGAACTGCATGAGCGGGGCCGGTGTCGACTTTGCTGTCGTTGTGCATCCGGAACCGTATCAGGATGATCATCGGTATCTGGAACACTGTTTGAAAGTCGGCGGCAGTCAACTGAAAGGAACGTGTCTGTTTTTCGCCGATCGTCCCGGCTCCGTTGATGGCATGGGGCCACTGGTGCAGCGAAATCCTGATCAGATTGTGGCCGCACGAATTCACGCCTACGCACCTAAGCGACTGCCCCCGTTTGGAACACAGGAACTCCGCAACCTGTGGAAAGCCGCCGCTGATCTGGGACTGGCGATTCAGCTTCACTTTGAACCACGCTACGCTCCGGGATTTGAACCACTGATCAAAGAGTTTTCAAAAGTCACTGTGATCCTCGACCATTTGGGACGCCCCATGCAGGGTACGATCAAAGAACACGACGTCATCGTCGGCTGGTCGCGGTTCGACAATACGGTGATGAAAGTGTCCTCACTGCCTGACCAGACTCAATATCCTCATCGTGATGTGAAGCCGATTATTCGCAGACTCACCGATGCATACGGTGCCGATCGAATGATGTATGGCGGAGGCTTCAATGCCGAGGCAACAGGGGAAACTTATCGGGAGTACCGCCAACGGGCCGGCGAACTGCTGGCACATCTCTCGGCGGATGACCGCTCAAAGATCTTCGGTGGCACTGCTGCCAAAGTGTTCGGATTTACTTCCGGATAG
- a CDS encoding sodium:solute symporter, which translates to MELRTADLVVLIIYMAGVFGLGCWFARKSGTTQEFMAAGRSLPGWAVGMSIFGTYVSSIGFLGNTGKAFGGTWNSWVFGLSLPIAAVIAVRWFVPLYRSRNAISAYSQLEDRFGPWARIYALVCFLLSQLARIGTILYLVALALAPLTGWDVKTIILVTGLLVTIYTLLGGIEAVIWTDVVQSVVLIAGAFLCVGIVLTQMPAGPGQLFEVASASDKFSLGSFSARPETLFLKEPTFWMVLLYGVFINLQNFGIDQGFVQRYITAKSDDDAKFSVWVGTIMFPVVSILFFFIGTGLFSLYHTDTTLLDEVKSDVAREELQRTQTEVPTDADVAAEIARKAAELTETAKTQLESEGAEITEVAVAARSTKLWDKDIADKVLPHFIVRKLPVGLAGLLIAAIFAAAMSSMDTSLNSSASLILCDVYQRYMNPECSERQSMKVLYGATLVFGVAGSLAALAMINVKSALDAWWNLQGIFSGGMLGLFLLGVISRRAQNAQAVIGGVLGLLIIIWLSLSTGDFWPETWKSWANPLHSFMTIVVGTSSIVLIGMFAGLFASRNDVAVHDTNRNGQ; encoded by the coding sequence ATGGAACTTCGCACAGCGGACCTGGTGGTTCTGATTATCTACATGGCAGGCGTCTTCGGACTGGGATGCTGGTTCGCGCGGAAAAGCGGGACCACGCAGGAGTTCATGGCTGCCGGTCGTTCCCTTCCTGGATGGGCAGTGGGAATGTCTATCTTTGGCACGTACGTGAGCAGCATTGGGTTTCTGGGTAATACCGGCAAGGCCTTTGGCGGAACCTGGAACTCATGGGTCTTCGGTCTCTCGCTGCCGATCGCTGCCGTAATTGCGGTGCGCTGGTTTGTGCCGCTGTATCGCAGCAGAAACGCAATCTCTGCCTATTCGCAGCTTGAGGATCGGTTCGGTCCGTGGGCCCGTATTTACGCTTTGGTTTGTTTTCTGCTGTCGCAACTGGCACGAATCGGGACGATACTTTACCTGGTAGCCCTCGCGCTTGCTCCTTTGACCGGATGGGATGTGAAAACCATTATCCTGGTGACGGGGTTACTGGTCACGATTTACACTCTGCTCGGTGGTATTGAGGCCGTGATCTGGACGGATGTCGTGCAGAGTGTGGTGCTCATTGCGGGGGCGTTCCTGTGCGTGGGTATCGTACTGACTCAAATGCCGGCAGGTCCGGGGCAACTGTTCGAAGTTGCCAGTGCCAGTGACAAGTTCAGTCTGGGTAGTTTCAGTGCGCGGCCTGAGACGCTGTTTTTGAAAGAGCCAACATTCTGGATGGTGCTGCTGTATGGTGTGTTCATTAACCTGCAGAACTTTGGTATCGATCAGGGATTTGTGCAGCGCTACATCACAGCGAAGTCAGACGATGATGCGAAATTCAGTGTGTGGGTGGGCACAATCATGTTTCCTGTGGTGTCGATCCTGTTTTTCTTTATCGGGACAGGGTTGTTTAGCCTGTATCACACCGATACGACGCTGCTGGATGAGGTGAAATCCGATGTTGCCAGAGAGGAACTCCAGCGAACTCAAACGGAAGTTCCCACAGACGCTGACGTGGCAGCAGAAATCGCCAGAAAGGCAGCAGAGCTGACCGAGACTGCGAAAACACAACTTGAGAGTGAGGGAGCAGAGATCACGGAAGTCGCGGTAGCCGCTCGAAGCACGAAGCTGTGGGACAAAGATATCGCGGATAAAGTGTTGCCGCACTTCATCGTTCGCAAACTGCCGGTCGGTCTGGCCGGACTCCTGATTGCCGCAATTTTTGCTGCCGCAATGAGCAGTATGGATACGAGTCTCAACAGTTCGGCCAGTTTAATCCTGTGCGACGTTTACCAGCGGTACATGAATCCCGAATGCAGTGAACGCCAGTCTATGAAAGTGCTGTACGGAGCGACGCTCGTCTTTGGTGTGGCCGGTTCGCTTGCGGCTCTGGCAATGATCAACGTGAAGAGCGCACTCGACGCATGGTGGAATCTGCAGGGAATTTTTTCCGGCGGGATGCTGGGACTGTTCCTGCTGGGAGTGATCTCCAGGCGAGCCCAAAATGCACAAGCTGTCATTGGCGGTGTCCTCGGCCTGCTGATCATTATCTGGCTGTCGCTTTCCACGGGTGATTTCTGGCCGGAGACATGGAAGAGTTGGGCTAATCCGCTCCATTCGTTCATGACCATCGTCGTCGGAACCAGTTCGATTGTGCTCATCGGAATGTTTGCAGGACTCTTTGCGTCCCGAAACGATGTTGCAGTCCACGATACAAACCGGAATGGACAGTGA
- a CDS encoding DJ-1/PfpI family protein, whose amino-acid sequence MPKILMPIGDATEALDTFYAYYRLPEDGYEVVVAGPEARLYHTVLHEIPPNPSVPWDITEERPGYHLQADVAFADLMSDDFDGAFISGGRAPEYIRYDRNLCRVVREIAESGKPIACLCHGIEILTAASCIQGKRVTTVPKCAMDAEQGGARYVDEDVVVDGRLITARGYHQNTEVLKEFVRMLKEAA is encoded by the coding sequence ATGCCAAAGATCCTGATGCCAATCGGTGATGCGACAGAAGCTCTCGACACGTTTTACGCCTATTACCGCTTGCCAGAAGACGGTTATGAGGTGGTTGTCGCCGGTCCGGAAGCCCGACTTTATCATACGGTGCTGCATGAAATTCCACCGAACCCGAGCGTTCCGTGGGATATCACTGAGGAACGTCCTGGGTATCATTTGCAGGCCGACGTTGCTTTTGCAGATCTGATGTCGGACGATTTTGACGGAGCCTTTATCTCCGGCGGCCGGGCACCGGAATACATTCGTTACGACCGCAATTTGTGCCGAGTCGTGCGAGAGATCGCTGAATCCGGCAAGCCGATCGCGTGCTTATGTCATGGCATTGAAATTCTCACCGCGGCCAGCTGTATTCAGGGAAAACGAGTGACCACAGTTCCCAAATGCGCGATGGATGCCGAACAGGGAGGAGCTCGCTACGTTGATGAAGACGTGGTTGTAGACGGGAGGCTGATAACCGCCAGAGGTTACCACCAGAACACTGAAGTCCTGAAAGAATTTGTTCGTATGCTGAAAGAGGCCGCCTGA
- a CDS encoding cupin domain-containing protein, with protein sequence MNDSSPGSHYIDVENLDWQSTRFPGVDMKILWSDPDGEAFTALFRTAPGTTLPKHQHRGIEQTFILEGSLVDEDGVCTAGNFVWRDVGSVHAAHTPEGSLAISIFQKTNHFFDEEPQSADE encoded by the coding sequence ATGAACGATTCCAGTCCCGGATCACACTACATTGACGTTGAAAATCTGGATTGGCAATCCACCCGATTTCCCGGTGTTGATATGAAGATCCTTTGGAGTGACCCGGACGGGGAAGCATTCACAGCCCTGTTTCGTACAGCTCCGGGTACGACCCTGCCCAAACATCAGCATCGTGGTATTGAACAGACATTCATACTTGAGGGAAGTCTGGTTGACGAAGATGGTGTCTGTACGGCAGGTAACTTTGTGTGGCGCGACGTGGGGTCGGTGCATGCCGCCCACACACCCGAAGGCTCCCTTGCAATCAGTATTTTCCAGAAGACAAATCATTTCTTCGACGAAGAACCACAATCAGCAGACGAGTGA